One genomic region from Candidatus Neomarinimicrobiota bacterium encodes:
- a CDS encoding 1-deoxy-D-xylulose-5-phosphate reductoisomerase, which yields MPKRITILGSTGSIGINAIQVIDALGEEYRIDYLSANTNSEKLIEQALLLRPKAVCIVDEDSSTIVQSRLHNESIEVLTGRDGLLHVATQKVDILLNGLVGSAGMEPTLKAVEAGTNVALSNKESLVMAGQLIENAKTKSGAEIFPVDSEHSAIWQCLKGELMADVNKLILTGSGGPFRERDINTFSNISPEEALNHPNWDMGKKITIDSATMMNKGLEVIEAHWLFGTKPDDIDIIVHPQSIIHSMVEFSDGSVKAQMGVPDMKIPIQYAITYPRHKPSSWESLDLLSNQNLTFQAKDIVRFPCIQLAYDALHKGGTAQAVLNVANEHAVYRFLDGSISFTDIPRIVEGACELHEYSENPDLDNIIQLERWTKNFVVNFRP from the coding sequence ATGCCCAAAAGAATTACAATTTTGGGCTCAACAGGGTCTATCGGTATTAATGCAATACAAGTCATTGATGCTCTGGGCGAAGAATATCGTATCGATTATTTGTCTGCTAATACCAATTCAGAAAAACTAATCGAACAGGCTTTGTTATTAAGACCGAAAGCTGTTTGCATTGTTGATGAAGATTCATCGACAATTGTTCAGAGCCGGTTACATAATGAATCTATTGAAGTGTTAACAGGTCGAGATGGTCTGCTACATGTAGCAACTCAAAAAGTTGATATTCTGTTAAATGGATTGGTAGGGTCAGCGGGAATGGAACCGACTTTGAAAGCAGTTGAAGCAGGTACTAATGTTGCATTGAGTAATAAGGAAAGTCTTGTCATGGCAGGGCAGCTAATTGAAAACGCAAAAACGAAATCCGGCGCTGAAATTTTCCCGGTTGATAGTGAACATTCTGCTATTTGGCAATGTCTAAAAGGCGAATTAATGGCTGATGTAAATAAGTTGATTCTTACAGGAAGCGGAGGTCCGTTTAGAGAAAGGGACATCAATACTTTTTCTAATATTTCGCCCGAAGAAGCGCTTAATCATCCAAACTGGGATATGGGAAAAAAAATAACCATTGATTCGGCTACAATGATGAATAAAGGACTTGAAGTCATTGAAGCACATTGGTTGTTTGGTACAAAACCGGATGATATAGACATTATCGTCCACCCTCAATCAATTATTCATTCGATGGTGGAATTTTCTGACGGCTCAGTAAAAGCACAAATGGGTGTTCCCGATATGAAAATACCAATTCAATATGCCATTACCTATCCACGGCATAAACCATCAAGTTGGGAATCTTTGGATTTGCTTTCAAATCAAAATTTAACATTTCAAGCTAAAGATATTGTAAGATTTCCATGCATTCAGTTAGCATACGATGCATTGCATAAAGGCGGCACAGCACAGGCTGTTTTAAATGTGGCAAATGAACATGCTGTCTATCGGTTTTTAGATGGTAGCATATCATTTACGGATATTCCCAGGATTGTGGAAGGTGCATGTGAATTACACGAATATTCAGAAAATCCGGACCTTGACAACATTATTCAATTAGAACGGTGGACTAAAAATTTTGTTGTAAACTTCCGCCCATGA
- the rseP gene encoding RIP metalloprotease RseP — protein MTTLWATIFVLGILVLVHELGHYLAARSVGVRVDRFSIGFPPRLITFTSVDNGWNFNIFFYKRDESGKLIWSPIIEKFIASNQKIGSGTEYCLALIPFGGYVKMAGTIDESLDSEIENKPYELMSKSHLAQTWVMSAGILMNILLAFILFTGVSWHTGLPEAIDAPVVHEVISNLPAEKAGLLIGDKITAIDDAEINSWSDLSEVIHLLPNTEISLEWERDGSILTKQITTSFQVNPATGDTLGAIGILPEIIYNPINFQTAASLGFLSTVNGFGMIINTLRMLFSGQASPKELGGPIMIAKLAGKFAERGWVDLLVFMALISVNLAFINILPIPGLDGGHILITIIEVVIRRPLTIKTRMLIQQVGMVFLLLLMATVFFNDFSRLLGN, from the coding sequence ATGACAACACTTTGGGCAACAATTTTTGTGTTAGGGATTTTGGTCCTCGTACACGAGCTAGGTCATTATTTAGCCGCACGATCCGTGGGAGTTCGTGTTGATAGATTTTCAATCGGCTTCCCTCCTAGACTGATAACATTTACATCTGTTGATAACGGGTGGAATTTCAATATATTTTTCTATAAACGAGATGAATCCGGCAAACTAATTTGGTCGCCAATTATAGAAAAGTTCATAGCGTCTAATCAAAAAATTGGTAGCGGTACCGAATATTGTTTGGCCCTTATTCCATTTGGAGGATACGTAAAAATGGCTGGAACAATTGATGAAAGTCTTGATTCAGAAATTGAAAATAAACCCTATGAATTAATGAGCAAATCTCATCTAGCTCAAACGTGGGTAATGAGTGCGGGGATATTGATGAATATATTACTGGCATTTATTTTATTTACAGGTGTGAGTTGGCACACAGGCTTACCGGAAGCAATTGATGCGCCTGTTGTTCATGAGGTTATTTCAAATTTACCGGCAGAAAAAGCTGGTTTGCTCATTGGTGACAAAATTACAGCGATTGATGATGCAGAGATTAATTCTTGGTCAGATCTTTCTGAGGTTATTCACTTATTGCCAAATACGGAAATTTCATTAGAATGGGAACGAGATGGATCAATCCTGACCAAACAAATAACCACCTCTTTTCAAGTAAATCCTGCTACAGGAGACACCTTGGGCGCAATCGGTATTCTTCCTGAAATAATCTATAATCCAATAAATTTTCAGACAGCAGCATCGTTAGGATTTCTTTCCACGGTTAACGGGTTTGGGATGATTATTAATACTCTTAGGATGCTGTTTTCCGGTCAGGCATCACCCAAAGAATTGGGCGGACCTATTATGATTGCTAAACTTGCTGGAAAATTCGCAGAGAGAGGATGGGTAGATTTACTTGTTTTTATGGCGCTTATATCAGTGAATTTAGCTTTTATAAATATTCTACCAATTCCTGGGTTGGATGGCGGACATATTTTGATTACTATAATTGAAGTGGTAATACGAAGACCATTGACCATTAAAACACGTATGCTTATTCAGCAGGTTGGAATGGTATTTCTTTTATTGCTTATGGCAACTGTATTCTTTAATGATTTTTCTCGCCTTTTGGGTAACTGA
- a CDS encoding DUF3108 domain-containing protein, protein MIIFFFATATANSPFQLGEKLDYTAQFNFIPAGESSLEFVSIDTLYGHPVYHIAYKANTGKVADRFFKIRDQVDMWLDKSELYTHRLSKKIREGSFIKDIDTQIDYKKHISISNNDTVHISGKVRDPYSLFYYLRTIPLSVGEVFSFLTFESNKTTELKLKVTGKEFIKTKSGDYFCFVVKPYQDGKTLLKNKGDMQIWFSDDLNRFPVQVVVKLKFGTMTMKLKKISYPKGEKNH, encoded by the coding sequence TTGATTATATTTTTCTTTGCAACAGCAACCGCAAATTCCCCATTTCAATTGGGTGAAAAATTAGATTATACAGCACAATTTAATTTTATTCCAGCTGGAGAATCATCCTTGGAATTTGTATCTATCGATACTCTTTATGGTCATCCGGTTTATCACATAGCTTATAAAGCAAATACAGGTAAAGTAGCAGATCGATTTTTTAAAATTCGTGACCAAGTAGATATGTGGTTAGACAAATCAGAACTTTATACCCATCGTCTTTCCAAAAAAATTAGGGAAGGATCATTTATAAAAGATATAGATACACAAATTGATTATAAGAAACATATTTCCATCTCGAATAATGATACAGTACACATTTCAGGAAAAGTCCGGGACCCTTATTCACTTTTTTACTATTTAAGAACCATCCCTTTATCGGTTGGGGAGGTGTTTTCATTTTTAACATTTGAGTCAAATAAAACTACTGAGTTAAAATTGAAAGTGACTGGAAAAGAATTTATTAAGACAAAATCCGGTGATTATTTTTGTTTTGTTGTTAAACCATATCAAGATGGAAAAACATTGTTAAAAAATAAGGGGGATATGCAAATATGGTTTAGCGATGACCTAAATCGTTTCCCGGTTCAAGTGGTGGTAAAATTGAAATTTGGTACTATGACAATGAAATTGAAAAAAATCAGTTACCCAAAAGGCGAGAAAAATCATTAA